A single region of the Sorghum bicolor cultivar BTx623 chromosome 9, Sorghum_bicolor_NCBIv3, whole genome shotgun sequence genome encodes:
- the LOC8055696 gene encoding protein CHUP1, chloroplastic, which yields MPNPRDCSSSSSGVGGPSAGDAKDLPQLFLRVGAAVTLSVAGLLFSRRQRPPGQLLLPPPPPPPSESDDACGMKARTGLKELRILKNEDTKAKIISGNSVHTTTTTTTTTTKALVPLAPKCRSLADDEGYLLPEFNEMVLNEFGRDIDSIPTTPAARVREDVSNDHEVHKLRDLVRSLQEREKTLELQLLECYGLQEQDAAVRELENQLKINNVESKLYLLKIESLQSENQRLQTQFSENSKIISELEETRTKCKLLKKKLISDAEQAKEQITSLQKMVDSLQHKQTDEEKNHIEFEKKLKKLEELEKEATELRAANSRLQQENAHLIRRLEVTRLPPVPKPKNSMEVKALEEADRLKQETDKLAKEVEQLQSDRFADVEELVYLKWINACLRYELRNKDAPSGKTVARDLSKTLSPKSELKAKQLIMEYANGGAEDSHLGHVEFGSECASSRASSGELDDVSIDIASMTKHNNNDNKNPKKKKFFSKLRKLVLGKGKENREVSTLERRVSISSCSFDDFTGRDSHDSYSSFMAEPNISDSRRHGDHGFGTHSSFDSAKSSPRGTEIVGERSDDSGIKTVCSREEKVNAFGHSARLDSSKAIPEDVEIHKFADALITSRSGSMSSRKSSSFRH from the exons ATGCCCAACCCTCGTgattgcagcagcagcagcagcggcgttGGTGGGCCGAGCGCCGGGGACGCCAAGGACTTGCCCCAACTTTTCCTCAGGGTGGGCGCGGCCGTCACGCTCTCCGTCGCCGGGCTGCTCTTCTCGCGGCGCCAGCGGCCGCCCGGGCAGCTCCTGCtgccgccacctcctcctcctccctcag AGTCGGATGATGCTTGCGGCATGAAGGCCAGAACAGggctcaaggagctgaggatcCTCAAAAAT GAGGATACCAAGGCGAAAATTATCAGTGGGAACTCTGTGCACACGACCACTACCACTACGACAACCACCACCAAAGCATTAGTACCATTGGCCCCTAAATGCAGAAGCCTTGCTGACGATGAAGGGTACCTCCTTCCAGAGTTCAATGAAATGGTTCTCAATGAATTTGGCCGAGATATAGACAGCATTCCAACCACACCTGCAGCAAGAGTAAGGGAAGATGTATCAAATGACCACGAAGTGCACAAGCTTAGAGATTTGGTGAGATCACTGCAAGAAAGGGAGAAGACCCTGGAGCTACAGCTTCTGGAGTGTTATGGTTTGCAGGAGCAAGATGCTGCAGTGAGGGAGCTTGAGAATCAGCTGAAGATTAACAATGTCGAATCAAAGTTGTACTTGTTGAAGATTGAATCTTTACAGTCTGAAAACCAGAGGCTGCAAACACAGTTTTCAGAGAACTCAAAGATAATCTCTGAGCTTGAGGAGACAAGAACAAAGTGCAAGTtgctgaagaagaagttgatatCAGATGCAGAACAGGCAAAGGAGCAAATCACTTCCCTTCAGAAAATGGTCGATTCATTGCAGCACAAACAGACTGATGAGGAGAAAAATCATATTGAGTTTGAAAAAAAACTGAAGAAACTAGAGGAGCTGGAAAAGGAGGCAACAGAGCTAAGAGCTGCAAATTCAAGACTGCAGCAAGAGAATGCCCATCTTATTAGGCGACTGGAGGTTACACGCCTACCCCCTGTACCTAAGCCCAAAAATAGCATGGAG GTAAAAGCATTGGAGGAGGCTGATCGATTGAAGCAAGAAACTGATAAATTGGCTAAAGAGGTTGAACAACTTCAGAGTGACAGGTTTGCAGATGTTGAAGAATTGGTATATCTGAAATGGATAAATGCCTGCCTACGGTATGAGTTGAGAAACAAGGATGCTCCATCAGGGAAGACTGTTGCGCGAGATCTTAGCAAGACCCTGAGCCCCAAATCTGAACTGAAGGCCAAGCAGCTGATAATGGAATATGCCAATGGGGGTGCAGAGGACAGTCACTTGGGCCATGTCGAATTTGGTTCAGAGTGTGCTTCCTCACGGGCTTCGTCAGGTGAACTGGATGATGTATCAATTGATATTGCTTCGATGACAaagcataataataatgataataaaaacccaaaaaagaaaaagttctTCTCTAAGCTTCGGAAACTGGTGCTGGGAAAAGGGAAGGAGAACCGTGAAGTTTCTACTCTGGAGAGGAGAGTGTCTATTTCAAGTTGTTCATTCGATGACTTCACTGGAAGGGATTCACATGATAGCTATTCTTCATTCATGGCAGAACCAAACATATCTGATAGTCGACGACATGGTGATCATGGCTTTGGTACACATTCTTCTTTCGACAGTGCAAAATCTAGTCCTCGTGGAACAGAAATTGTAGGTGAAAGAAGTGACGATTCTGGGATCAAGACTGTATGTTCTAGAGAGGAAAAGGTAAATGCATTTGGTCACAGTGCTCGCCTTGATAGTAGCAAGGCTATACCTGAGGATGTTGAGATCCATAAATTTGCTGATGCGCTGATCACATCAAGGTCAGGTTCCATGTCATCAAGAAAGTCGTCATCCTTCCGACACTGA